A section of the Anaerolineales bacterium genome encodes:
- a CDS encoding anaerobic sulfatase maturase — MVDINEIKPSKASPFQSSSPTTPLAFHLLAKPTGAVCNLDCKYCFFLSKELLYPGSQFRMTDQLLETYVRQLLESQPISEVTIAWQGGEPTLMDLDFFKRSVEYVEKYRKTGQQVQFSIQTNGTRLDDDWAKFFKQHNFLVGLSMDGTKELHNTYRVNKGGQGSFHQVMKGREALIRHGVDTNILCTVHAANADHPLEIYHYFRDELKAQYIQFIPIVERVTAATLPLANQGWSENSGSDRPLYTQKGNLVTERSVHPEQFGRFLISIFDEWVGRDVGQVFVQYFDSALANWVGQPSLCIFQPTCGTALALEHNGDLYACDHFVEPTFLLGNITDTHMIDLVASKKQQKFGQDKFDKLPQYCRQCEVLFACYGECPRNRFVNTPDGEPGLNYLCAGYKSFFKHIDRPMRIMADLLRRGRYADEVMQILAQEELQSSSRGKLVE, encoded by the coding sequence ATGGTTGATATAAACGAAATTAAGCCATCCAAGGCTTCGCCATTTCAGTCGAGTTCTCCGACTACTCCGCTGGCATTTCACCTATTAGCTAAGCCGACCGGCGCGGTGTGCAATCTTGACTGCAAATATTGCTTCTTTCTCTCCAAGGAGCTGCTCTACCCGGGTAGCCAGTTCCGTATGACCGATCAGCTGCTCGAGACCTATGTCCGACAGTTGCTCGAATCCCAGCCGATTTCTGAAGTAACCATTGCCTGGCAAGGTGGTGAACCGACCTTGATGGACCTGGATTTTTTCAAACGATCTGTGGAATACGTGGAGAAGTACAGAAAGACAGGGCAGCAGGTACAATTCTCGATACAGACAAATGGCACAAGGCTTGACGATGATTGGGCAAAGTTTTTCAAACAGCACAATTTCCTGGTCGGGTTAAGCATGGACGGGACTAAAGAGCTGCATAATACCTACCGGGTGAATAAAGGTGGACAGGGCAGCTTCCACCAGGTGATGAAAGGTAGAGAAGCACTGATCAGGCATGGGGTGGATACAAACATCCTGTGCACAGTCCATGCGGCTAATGCAGATCACCCCCTGGAAATCTATCACTACTTCCGCGATGAGCTCAAAGCGCAGTATATTCAATTCATCCCAATCGTCGAGCGGGTGACTGCTGCCACTTTACCCCTGGCAAACCAGGGTTGGAGCGAGAATTCCGGAAGTGACCGTCCACTATATACTCAAAAAGGCAATCTGGTGACCGAGCGTTCGGTACACCCAGAGCAATTTGGGCGTTTCCTCATTTCCATCTTTGATGAATGGGTAGGGAGGGATGTGGGCCAGGTTTTTGTGCAATACTTCGACTCAGCATTGGCCAATTGGGTGGGCCAGCCCAGCTTGTGCATTTTTCAGCCCACTTGCGGTACCGCGCTTGCCCTGGAACACAATGGTGATTTATATGCCTGCGATCACTTTGTCGAGCCCACCTTTCTGCTGGGTAATATCACCGATACCCATATGATTGACCTGGTAGCGTCGAAGAAACAACAAAAATTCGGCCAGGATAAGTTCGATAAGCTTCCCCAATATTGCCGGCAGTGTGAAGTGTTGTTTGCCTGTTACGGAGAATGCCCGCGCAATCGCTTTGTCAACACGCCCGATGGTGAGCCCGGGTTGAACTATCTATGCGCAGGCTATAAATCCTTCTTCAAGCATATCGATCGCCCCATGCGAATCATGGCCGATCTACTCCGCCGAGGACGTTATGCTGACGAGGTGATGCAAATACTGGCTCAGGAGGAGCTGCAAAGCTCTAGCCGCGGGAAGTTGGTCGAATAG
- a CDS encoding sodium-independent anion transporter, with product MASQATRNKNRLSITRFLPIMSWLPNYQRIWLRGDVLAGLTVLALLIPEGMAYAEIAGMPPQTAFYAAPIGLLMYAIFGTSRQLVVAVSAAIATMSAAAIGPLAASGSPEYAALTAGLAILAGLVSIFAGLFKLGRIASFFSESVLAGFVTGLALTIAIKQVPKLFGLEGGAGNFWERLYEIIIHLNETHLLTLVVGLFSIALIFLLEHRFHKLPAALIVMVLGIILSSLFAFEALGIKVVGDIPAGLAPPILPSLALDQWLLLIPAALGLALVNFAEAYGPARNFSAKHSYEISANQELVGLGAANLGAGFFQGFSIGSSLSKSAANDRAGAKTPVALIVCAFLTIFVALFFTPLFAPLPEAVLAAVVVVAITGMIKVKAIRRLYHLNRMDFTLAIVAIFGVLTFEALQGLMIAVILSLLALVWRASQSKLSVLGREPGRLIFSDNRWHPDNHTIPGLMILRPDEGLFFANADALRNEIITLVDSAQPPVKVVLLDLEMSNQLDVPSMDMLVELHEELVNRNIDMWLSRLHGPVRRALERGNFFQKINLKNVRPRNLDSMLEYLTADIIDGFEDIEVVRDGLKMTQDVIEKLLTNPTEERREVLENYHQKLAEMLKATKLNSIK from the coding sequence ATGGCCTCTCAAGCGACAAGAAATAAAAATCGATTAAGCATCACCCGTTTCTTACCGATCATGAGCTGGCTTCCCAATTACCAGCGGATATGGCTGCGCGGGGATGTCCTGGCTGGTTTGACCGTGCTGGCTTTGTTGATCCCTGAGGGTATGGCCTATGCTGAAATTGCTGGTATGCCCCCCCAAACTGCCTTTTATGCTGCACCGATTGGCTTGTTGATGTACGCCATTTTCGGAACTTCACGTCAGCTTGTGGTAGCTGTCTCTGCAGCCATTGCGACAATGTCAGCAGCAGCAATTGGGCCGCTGGCGGCATCTGGTTCACCGGAATATGCCGCGCTGACCGCTGGATTGGCTATCCTGGCAGGCTTGGTCTCTATCTTTGCAGGGCTTTTCAAGCTCGGCCGCATCGCATCGTTCTTCTCTGAATCAGTTTTGGCTGGTTTTGTTACTGGACTGGCTTTGACAATTGCCATCAAGCAAGTGCCCAAGCTGTTCGGACTCGAAGGTGGGGCAGGAAACTTCTGGGAGCGGCTGTACGAGATTATCATACACTTGAACGAAACACACTTATTAACCTTAGTCGTGGGATTATTCTCAATCGCCTTGATTTTCTTGCTGGAACACCGTTTCCACAAGCTACCTGCTGCGCTTATTGTCATGGTACTCGGGATCATTTTATCCAGCCTCTTTGCTTTTGAAGCGCTAGGAATAAAGGTGGTGGGCGACATCCCAGCTGGGTTGGCTCCACCAATACTGCCAAGTCTAGCTTTGGACCAATGGTTACTGCTAATTCCAGCCGCACTCGGGCTGGCGTTGGTCAACTTCGCAGAAGCGTACGGTCCAGCACGTAATTTTTCTGCCAAGCATAGTTATGAAATATCCGCTAACCAGGAACTAGTTGGCTTGGGAGCTGCCAATCTAGGTGCTGGATTCTTCCAAGGGTTTTCAATCGGTTCAAGCCTGTCCAAGTCGGCTGCCAATGACCGAGCCGGAGCAAAGACACCAGTAGCCTTGATTGTTTGCGCATTTTTGACAATCTTTGTGGCGCTTTTCTTTACCCCGCTCTTTGCCCCCCTGCCTGAAGCGGTGCTTGCTGCTGTGGTGGTGGTTGCTATAACTGGAATGATAAAAGTTAAAGCAATTCGCCGTCTCTACCACTTGAACCGCATGGATTTTACGCTGGCAATCGTGGCGATATTCGGAGTTCTCACCTTTGAGGCACTTCAAGGATTAATGATCGCTGTGATCCTATCCCTGTTAGCCTTGGTATGGCGTGCCAGTCAATCGAAATTAAGCGTCCTTGGTCGTGAACCTGGCAGACTTATCTTTAGCGATAATCGCTGGCATCCGGATAATCACACCATACCAGGATTGATGATCCTGCGGCCAGATGAAGGCTTGTTCTTCGCCAATGCTGATGCTCTCCGAAACGAGATCATTACTCTTGTAGATTCTGCACAGCCACCCGTCAAGGTCGTCCTGCTCGACCTGGAAATGAGTAACCAGCTGGATGTACCTTCAATGGACATGCTGGTAGAGCTTCATGAGGAGCTAGTAAACCGAAACATCGATATGTGGTTATCTAGGCTGCATGGACCAGTACGCAGGGCTCTCGAACGAGGAAATTTCTTCCAAAAGATCAACCTTAAAAACGTTCGGCCTCGGAATCTCGATAGTATGCTTGAGTATCTTACCGCAGACATAATCGATGGATTTGAGGATATTGAAGTGGTAAGAGATGGATTGAAGATGACCCAGGATGTGATTGAAAAGCTGCTCACAAATCCAACCGAAGAGCGACGGGAGGTTTTGGAAAATTATCATCAAAAACTGGCAGAAATGCTAAAGGCTACTAAATTAAATTCAATAAAATAA
- a CDS encoding arylsulfatase: MPKQPDRHLRSILPIPDLVKPGLTTYDAKDPDTKYPPIEPLRPPDGAPNVLIILLDDVGFGASSAFGGPINTPTAEKLAANGLRYNRFHTTALCAPTRQALLTGRNHHSVGMGSITETATSAPGNNSLRPNTKAPIALTLKLNGYSTAQFGKCHEVPVWQSSPLGPFDAWPAGGGGFEYFYGFIGGENNQWDPALYEGLTPIEPPSTPEEGYHLTEDLADHAVNWVRQQKALMPDKPFFMYFAPGATHAPHHVSKEWADKYKGKFAHGWDKQREITFARQKELGVIPPDADLCKRHTEITAWDDMPVNLKPVLEREMEVYAGFLEHTDYHVGRVIDAIENLGILDNTLIFYIIGDNGASAEGTINGAFNEMANFNGMAALETPEFMLSKMDEFGSPESYNHYSVGWAWAMDTPYQWTKQIASHWGGTRNGTIVHWPKGIQQNGGMRSQFCHVIDIAPTILEAAGLPEPTMVNGVLQSPMEGTSILYSFNDGNAPERHALQYFEMFGNRGIYYKGWSAVTKHRTPWLLVEKAPAFDNDLWELYDGSKDWSQANNLAKENPDMLSQLQRLWLIEAVKYNVVPMDDRTGERLNPDLAGRPTLVHGNSQMFFSGMGRLSENSVVNIKNKSFSITAEIEVKGKPANGVIIAQGGKFGGWSVYAKNGKLKFVYNVLGIHMFTTEATEPIPQGKHQVRMEFAYDGGGLAKGGNVILFYDGKEVGKGRVAVTQAMVFSADETTDIGYESGTPVCSDYTPATSKFTGKIRWVQLDVGKDDHDHFIDPEERLRIAMARQ; encoded by the coding sequence ATGCCGAAGCAACCTGATCGACACCTGCGTTCGATATTGCCAATCCCGGACTTAGTCAAACCAGGGTTGACTACTTATGACGCGAAAGACCCGGATACAAAATACCCTCCCATCGAACCCCTACGCCCGCCTGATGGCGCTCCCAATGTATTGATCATCCTGCTGGATGACGTAGGCTTTGGAGCATCAAGCGCATTTGGCGGACCCATTAATACCCCGACGGCTGAAAAACTGGCGGCAAACGGCTTGCGTTATAACCGCTTTCATACCACTGCTTTGTGCGCACCCACTCGCCAGGCTTTACTGACCGGACGCAATCACCATTCCGTGGGCATGGGCAGCATCACCGAGACTGCTACATCTGCCCCAGGCAACAACTCGCTACGACCTAATACAAAGGCACCCATTGCCCTAACACTCAAGTTGAACGGTTATTCGACTGCTCAATTCGGCAAATGCCATGAAGTCCCAGTCTGGCAGAGCTCTCCACTTGGGCCATTCGATGCCTGGCCAGCAGGTGGGGGAGGATTCGAGTATTTCTATGGTTTCATCGGCGGCGAAAATAACCAGTGGGATCCGGCACTGTACGAAGGACTAACCCCCATCGAACCTCCGTCAACTCCAGAGGAAGGATACCATCTAACGGAAGACTTGGCGGATCATGCAGTCAATTGGGTACGCCAGCAGAAAGCTTTGATGCCCGATAAACCCTTTTTTATGTACTTTGCACCCGGAGCCACCCATGCGCCTCACCATGTATCCAAGGAATGGGCTGACAAATACAAGGGTAAGTTTGCTCATGGATGGGACAAACAACGTGAGATCACTTTCGCCCGTCAGAAGGAATTGGGCGTCATCCCCCCAGACGCTGATTTGTGCAAACGCCACACCGAGATAACTGCGTGGGACGATATGCCTGTTAATCTTAAACCTGTGCTGGAGCGTGAAATGGAGGTTTATGCTGGGTTCTTGGAGCACACAGATTACCACGTTGGGCGTGTGATCGATGCGATCGAAAACCTCGGGATCCTGGACAATACGTTGATTTTCTACATTATCGGTGACAATGGTGCTTCTGCAGAAGGCACGATAAACGGCGCATTCAACGAGATGGCGAATTTCAACGGCATGGCGGCTCTGGAAACCCCTGAATTCATGCTCTCCAAGATGGACGAGTTCGGCTCTCCTGAATCCTACAACCACTATTCTGTGGGCTGGGCTTGGGCGATGGATACACCCTACCAATGGACCAAGCAAATTGCCTCACACTGGGGTGGAACCCGCAATGGTACGATTGTTCACTGGCCTAAGGGCATCCAGCAAAACGGTGGTATGCGCTCACAGTTCTGCCACGTCATCGACATTGCCCCCACTATACTCGAAGCTGCTGGATTGCCTGAACCAACCATGGTCAATGGCGTGCTGCAATCCCCGATGGAAGGTACCAGCATCCTGTATAGTTTCAACGATGGAAACGCTCCCGAACGTCATGCGCTGCAGTATTTCGAGATGTTTGGCAACCGAGGTATCTACTATAAGGGCTGGAGTGCAGTTACCAAGCATCGCACTCCGTGGCTATTGGTAGAAAAAGCGCCAGCTTTTGACAATGATTTGTGGGAGCTTTATGACGGCAGCAAGGATTGGAGCCAGGCAAATAACCTTGCCAAGGAAAATCCAGACATGCTGAGTCAACTCCAGCGACTGTGGTTGATCGAGGCTGTCAAGTATAACGTTGTTCCTATGGACGACCGCACCGGTGAACGCCTTAACCCTGACTTAGCTGGACGACCAACGCTCGTGCATGGCAACTCGCAGATGTTCTTTTCAGGTATGGGGCGCCTGTCGGAGAACAGTGTGGTAAATATAAAGAATAAGTCGTTTTCCATCACGGCCGAGATCGAAGTAAAAGGAAAGCCCGCCAACGGTGTGATAATAGCACAAGGCGGCAAGTTTGGGGGTTGGAGCGTTTATGCCAAGAACGGTAAGCTTAAATTCGTTTACAATGTGCTGGGTATTCACATGTTTACTACTGAAGCCACAGAACCAATACCCCAGGGTAAGCATCAGGTGCGCATGGAATTCGCTTACGACGGTGGTGGTCTTGCCAAAGGCGGCAATGTCATACTTTTCTACGACGGCAAGGAAGTGGGAAAGGGTCGCGTTGCGGTAACACAGGCGATGGTCTTCTCAGCCGATGAAACCACCGACATTGGATACGAGTCCGGCACGCCTGTGTGCTCAGATTACACACCCGCAACGAGTAAATTTACCGGTAAGATACGCTGGGTTCAACTAGACGTAGGCAAAGATGATCATGACCATTTTATTGATCCAGAGGAACGCTTGCGAATTGCCATGGCAAGGCAATAA